A window from Salvelinus sp. IW2-2015 linkage group LG5, ASM291031v2, whole genome shotgun sequence encodes these proteins:
- the LOC111964016 gene encoding T-box transcription factor TBX5-A: protein MADQDETVGLQNSPSGSESKELHSESKADKQNGTSGKSPSSQTTYIQQGMEGIKVYLHERELWEKFHEVGTEMIITKAGRRMFPSFKVKVTGLNPKTKYILLMDVVPADDHRYKFADNKWSVTGKAEPAMPGRLYVHPDSPATGAHWMRQLVSFQKLKLTNNHLDPFGHIILNSMHKYQPRIHIVKADENNGFGSKNTAFCTHVFPETAFIAVTSYQNHKITQLKIENNPFAKGFRGSDDMELHRMSRMQSTKEYPVVPRSTVRQRVGTSQSPFSGEVQGIANPSGLASQYTQCENGATSTSQDLLPQSGSYPLPHEHSQDYHCIKRKVEDDCHSGEHTYKKAYLESSSSEDDHYYRPVSYPQSLGLPGGPYRTESGQRQACMYASASQGAEPVPSLEDISCNTWAGISPYGSCSVTTMQPMERLPYQHFSAHFTSGPLVSRLSGVAGHASPQLGDAHHAMYQGPMAHQTLGRQCSPGAGIQSPTAGLQGNEYLYSHGIPRTLSPHQYHAVHSVSIMPEWNESS, encoded by the exons ATGGCGGACCAGGATGAAACCGTTGGGCTCCAAAATTCGCCAAGCGGTTCAGAGTCAAAGGAATTACACTCCGAGAGTAAAGCAGATAAACAAAATGGAACTTCGGGCAAATCTCCATCCTCCCAGACGACATATATTCAACAG GGAATGGAGGGGATAAAAGTGTACCTGCACGAGAGGGAACTGTGGGAGAAGTTTCACGAGGTGGGGACAGAGATGATTATCACCAAAGCAGGAAG AAGAATGTTTCCCAGCTTCAAAGTGAAGGTCACTGGATTGAACCCTAAAACGAAATACATACTCCTGATGGATGTCGTGCCTGCGGACGACCATCGCTACAAATTCGCTGATAATAAATG GTCTGTGACCGGGAAGGCCGAACCTGCCATGCCCGGGAGGCTCTACGTTCACCCGGACTCTCCTGCGACTGGGGCGCATTGGATGAGGCAGCTAGTCTCTTTCCAGAAGCTGAAACTGACGAACAACCACCTGGATCCTTTTGGACAT ATTATCCTCAACTCCATGCATAAATACCAACCCAGGATTCACATCGTGAAAGCAGATGAAAATAACGGCTTTGGCTCCAAGAACACTGCGTTTTGTACCCACGTCTTTCCAGAGACCGCCTTCATTGCGGTTACGTCCTACCAGAACCATAAG ATAACCCAGCTGAAGATAGAGAACAACCCATTTGCAAAAGGCTTCCGTGGGAGTGATGACATGGAGCTCCATCGGATGTCCAGAATGCaaag CACTAAGGAGTACCCGGTGGTCCCTCGCAGTACGGTGCGCCAGAGGGTGGGCACCAGCCAGAGCCCGTTCAGTGGGGAGGTGCAGGGTATTGCCAACCCCAGTGGCCTGGCCTCCCAGTACACCCAGTGTGAGAACGGGGCCACCAGCACCTCACAGGATCTCCTGCCCCAGTCTGGCTCCTACCCTCTCCCACACGAGCACAGCCAGGACTACCACTGCATCAAGAGAAAAG TGGAGGATGACTGTCACTCAGGGGAGCACACCTACAAGAAGGCTTACCTGGAGAGCTCCTCCAGCGAGGACGACCATTACTACCGTCCCGTCAGCTACCCACAGAGCCTGGGCCTGCCCGGGGGGCCCTACAGGACCGAGTCRGGCCAGAGGCAGGCCTGTATGTACGCTAGCGCCTCCCAGGGGGCCGAGCCCGTCCCCAGCTTGGAGGACATCAGCTGTAACACCTGGGCCGGCATCTCGCCCTACGGCAGCTGCTCCGTCACCACCATGCAGCCAATGGAGCGGCTGCCCTACCAGCACTTCTCCGCCCACTTCACCTCGGGGCCCCTGGTGTCCAGACTGAGTGGGGTGGCAGGCCACGCCTCTCCGCAGCTGGGTGACGCCCACCACGCCATGTACCAGGGCCCCATGGCCCATCAGACTCTGGGCCGCCAGTGCAGCCCCGGGGCAGGCATCCAGTCACCCACTGCAGGTCTCCAAGGCAACGAGTACCTGTACTCACATGGGATCCCGCGCACACTGTCGCCTCATCAGTACCACGCGGTGCACAGCGTCAGCATCATGCCAGAGTGGAATGAGAGCAGCTAA